The following proteins are co-located in the Apium graveolens cultivar Ventura chromosome 5, ASM990537v1, whole genome shotgun sequence genome:
- the LOC141661871 gene encoding rhamnogalacturonan I rhamnosyltransferase 1-like isoform X2 → MCKCGDDSMVEREEMWKIGMKYVGVSKIGRPNLMVSRAPMMLWIVRGVTTLLIWTFVIRLLIMGEIMGPKLLKSWPSCFTPPTTLFAKEVKLSSVGVLPKDFHPPKRIYKNNGYLLVSCNGGLNQMRAAICDMVSIARYLNVTLIVPELDKTSFWADPSEFKDIFDVDHFITSLRDEVRILKELPPRLKKRFKLGLFHSLPPISWSDISYYHDQILPLLQKYKVVHLNRTDARLANNGLPLEIQKLRCRVNFNALKFTSQIEELGRKVVSILRQNGPFVVLHLRYEMDMLAFSGCSHGCNVEEVEELTRMRYAYPWWKEKVIDSDFKRKEGLCPLTPEETALILTALGINHDVQIYIAAGEIYGGSRRMASLAAAYPNLVRKEKLLQPSELMYFQNHSSQMAALDYLVSLESDIFVPTYDGNMAKVVEGHHI, encoded by the exons ATGTGTAAATGTGGTGATGATAGTATGGTGGAAAGAGAGGAAATGTGGAAGATTGGGATGAAATATGTTGGTGTGAGTAAGATTGGGAGGCCAAATTTGATGGTTTCTCGGGCTCCGATGATGCTGTGGATTGTGAGGGGAGTGACAACACTCTTGATTTGGACTTTTGTTATAAGGTTATTGATAATGGGGGAGATTATGGGGCCTAAATTGTTGAAGAGTTGGCCTTCTTGTTTTACTCCTCCAACTACATTGTTTGCAAAAGAGGTTAAATTATCGAGTGTCGGTGTTCTTCCCAAAGATTTTCATCCTCCCAAGA GGATTTACAAGAACAATGGTTATCTCTTGGTTTCTTGCAATGGAGGGCTCAATCAGATGCGAGCAGCG ATTTGTGATATGGTATCTATTGCAAGATATTTAAATGTCACGCTAATTGTCCCAGAACTGGATAAAACTTCATTTTGGGCTGATCCAAG TGAGTTCAAGGACATATTTGATGTGGACCATTTCATTACATCCTTAAGAGATGAAGTTCGTATTTTGAAAGAGCTCCCACCTCGACTAAAGAAAAGATTTAAACTTGGACTATTCCACTCGTTGCCCCCTATTAGTTGGTCTGACATTTCGTACTATCACGATCAG ATACTGCCCCTGCTTCAAAAGTATAAAGTTGTGCATTTAAATAGAACAGATGCTCGACTTGCAAATAATGGGTTACCTCTGGAGATTCAGAAGTTGCGTTGCAGAGTAAATTTTAATGCTTTGAAATTCACTTCTCAAATAGAGGAGCTAGGTAGAAAGGTTGTCAGCATCTTGAGACAAAATGGCCCTTTTGTAGTCCTCCATCTAAGATACGAGATGGATATGTTGGCATTTTCTGGCTGCAGCCATGGCTGCAACGTTGAAGAGGTGGAAGAACTAACAAGAATGAG GTACGCCTACCCTTGGTGGAAGGAAAAAGTTATAGATTCGGACTTCAAAAGAAAAGAAGGTTTGTGTCCTCTGACACCTGAAGAAACTGCTCTAATTTTAACAGCATTGGGGATCAACCATGATGTTCAAATTTATATTGCTGCTGGAGAAATTTATGGTGGGAGTCGTAGAATGGCAAGCTTGGCAGCCGCATATCCAAATCTG GTTAGAAAGGAAAAACTCCTACAACCTTCAGAATTGATGTATTTCCAGAACCACTCATCCCAAATGGCTGCGCTAGATTATCTTGTCTCCTTGGAGAGTGACATATTTGTGCCTACATATGACGGAAACATGGCCAAAGTTGTTGAAGGACATC ATATTTAG
- the LOC141661871 gene encoding rhamnogalacturonan I rhamnosyltransferase 1-like isoform X1 — translation MCKCGDDSMVEREEMWKIGMKYVGVSKIGRPNLMVSRAPMMLWIVRGVTTLLIWTFVIRLLIMGEIMGPKLLKSWPSCFTPPTTLFAKEVKLSSVGVLPKDFHPPKRIYKNNGYLLVSCNGGLNQMRAAICDMVSIARYLNVTLIVPELDKTSFWADPSEFKDIFDVDHFITSLRDEVRILKELPPRLKKRFKLGLFHSLPPISWSDISYYHDQILPLLQKYKVVHLNRTDARLANNGLPLEIQKLRCRVNFNALKFTSQIEELGRKVVSILRQNGPFVVLHLRYEMDMLAFSGCSHGCNVEEVEELTRMRYAYPWWKEKVIDSDFKRKEGLCPLTPEETALILTALGINHDVQIYIAAGEIYGGSRRMASLAAAYPNLVRKEKLLQPSELMYFQNHSSQMAALDYLVSLESDIFVPTYDGNMAKVVEGHRRYLGFKKTIALDRKLLVDLIDQYRSGSLSWDDFSLTVKESHADRMGTARRRLVMPDKLKEEDYFYANPHECLQPLVEPLGLT, via the exons ATGTGTAAATGTGGTGATGATAGTATGGTGGAAAGAGAGGAAATGTGGAAGATTGGGATGAAATATGTTGGTGTGAGTAAGATTGGGAGGCCAAATTTGATGGTTTCTCGGGCTCCGATGATGCTGTGGATTGTGAGGGGAGTGACAACACTCTTGATTTGGACTTTTGTTATAAGGTTATTGATAATGGGGGAGATTATGGGGCCTAAATTGTTGAAGAGTTGGCCTTCTTGTTTTACTCCTCCAACTACATTGTTTGCAAAAGAGGTTAAATTATCGAGTGTCGGTGTTCTTCCCAAAGATTTTCATCCTCCCAAGA GGATTTACAAGAACAATGGTTATCTCTTGGTTTCTTGCAATGGAGGGCTCAATCAGATGCGAGCAGCG ATTTGTGATATGGTATCTATTGCAAGATATTTAAATGTCACGCTAATTGTCCCAGAACTGGATAAAACTTCATTTTGGGCTGATCCAAG TGAGTTCAAGGACATATTTGATGTGGACCATTTCATTACATCCTTAAGAGATGAAGTTCGTATTTTGAAAGAGCTCCCACCTCGACTAAAGAAAAGATTTAAACTTGGACTATTCCACTCGTTGCCCCCTATTAGTTGGTCTGACATTTCGTACTATCACGATCAG ATACTGCCCCTGCTTCAAAAGTATAAAGTTGTGCATTTAAATAGAACAGATGCTCGACTTGCAAATAATGGGTTACCTCTGGAGATTCAGAAGTTGCGTTGCAGAGTAAATTTTAATGCTTTGAAATTCACTTCTCAAATAGAGGAGCTAGGTAGAAAGGTTGTCAGCATCTTGAGACAAAATGGCCCTTTTGTAGTCCTCCATCTAAGATACGAGATGGATATGTTGGCATTTTCTGGCTGCAGCCATGGCTGCAACGTTGAAGAGGTGGAAGAACTAACAAGAATGAG GTACGCCTACCCTTGGTGGAAGGAAAAAGTTATAGATTCGGACTTCAAAAGAAAAGAAGGTTTGTGTCCTCTGACACCTGAAGAAACTGCTCTAATTTTAACAGCATTGGGGATCAACCATGATGTTCAAATTTATATTGCTGCTGGAGAAATTTATGGTGGGAGTCGTAGAATGGCAAGCTTGGCAGCCGCATATCCAAATCTG GTTAGAAAGGAAAAACTCCTACAACCTTCAGAATTGATGTATTTCCAGAACCACTCATCCCAAATGGCTGCGCTAGATTATCTTGTCTCCTTGGAGAGTGACATATTTGTGCCTACATATGACGGAAACATGGCCAAAGTTGTTGAAGGACATCGTAG ATATTTAGGATTCAAGAAGACCATTGCGCTGGACAGAAAGCTTTTGGTTGATTTGATTGATCAATATCGTAGTGGATCATTAAGCTGGGATGATTTTTCTTTAACAGTCAAGGAATCTCATGCCGATCGAATGGGGACTGCAAGAAGGCGTTTAGTCATGCCAGATAAACTCAAGGAAGAAGATTATTTCTACGCCAATCCCCACGAGTGTTTACAGCCCTTGGTTGAACCACTGGGACTAACATGA
- the LOC141661872 gene encoding transcription factor BIM3-like: MVRTINAEEEADDEDYASKLTHDAKNGDRKSISNTSRSKHSETEQRRRSKINERFQILRELIPENDQKRDRATFLLEVIQYIQFLQDRIQVFEETYQGWSPEFTKLTPWRSNCGAVENFVDQSNLVRSGPGNIVDPPATLTNSHNSIDSDFGCEYRATDHGAGSQAVSLGMSVAANLFEGGTNEAPPISFSNTELLASQIQPRHWHDRAVECATTSYTPDELEELNTERIAVSDSCSQGLLNTLTHALESSGVDLSQTNISVELDIAKHSDSRITSMAFCSKDNRNLPPNNEALSNYGIGSSSNDSIQGHKRQRTEQS, encoded by the exons ATGGTGAGAACAATCAACGCTGAAGAAGAAGCCGACGACGAAGACTACGCTTCTAAGCTCACTCACG ATGCGAAGAACGGTGATCGGAAGTCTATTAGTAACACTAGCAGGTCCAAGCATTCCGAGACGGAGCAGCGGCGACGAAGCAAGATTAACGAGAG ATTTCAAATTTTACGAGAGCTTATACCTGAAAATGACCAGAAGAGGGATAGAGCCACATTCTTGTTGGAG GTTATTCAGTACATCCAGTTTTTACAAGATAGGATCCAGGTGTTCGAGGAGACATACCAAGGTTGGAGCCCAGAGTTCACAAAGCTGACTCCATGG AGGAGCAATTGTGGAGCTGTTGAAAACTTTGTTGATCAATCTAATCTTGTAAGGAGTGGCCCTGGGAATATAGTTGATCCGCCAGCAACTCTCACCAATTCACATAACTCGATAGATTCTGATTTCGGCTGTGAATACAGAGCAACAGATCACGGTGCAGGATCTCAAGCAGTTTCTCTAGGTATGTCAGTGGCTGCAAATTTGTTTGAAGGCGGGACAAATGAAGCTCCCCCGATATCTTTCTCAAATACAGAGCTCTTGGCATCTCAAATACAACCCCGTCATTGGCATGATAGAGCAGTTGAATGTGCTACTACGAGCTATACTCCAGATGAGCTGGAAGAGCTGAACACTGAACGGATAGCTGTCTCAGACTCCTGCTCCCAAGG GCTGTTAAATACCCTAACTCATGCACTAGAATCTTCTGGAGTGGATTTGTCACAGACGAACATCTCAGTTGAACTTGATATTGCAAAGCATTCTGATAGCAGAATAACATCTATGGCTTTCTGTTCGAAG GATAACAGGAATTTACCGCCTAACAATGAGGCACTATCAAATTATGGAATTGGGAGTAGTAGCAATGATTCCATTCAAGGCCACAAAAGACAGAGAACCGAACAGAGCTAG
- the LOC141661873 gene encoding O-fucosyltransferase 27-like has product MKSWVSMKGEGKMVFKSKLKWVGLVGLVLSAFSLCTHFLLARYTDDEGISQYQSAITIFSWRPMFENADLSSLKPLYRRLWGPVRRLESLHPHANPRGNYAVPVSQTNGYIFVRIRGEFHEIRNSISDVVVISRLLNATLVIPEIQSATSSKGISSQFKSFAYLYNEDQFMAALAKDVNIVKTLPKNLKGARRKKEIPTFNVPHSASPYFYLHHVLPVLNRHSVVELVVSEGGCLQAVLPPHLEDYQRLRCRVAFHALRFRQEVQELATKILSRLRATRRPFIAYDLGITRDVLAYYGCAELFQDVHTELIQHRRAWMLKRGIVKGNLTVNSEDQRHNGSCPLMPEEVGILLRAYGYSWDTVIYVSAREVFGGQKKLIPLHAMFENVVDRTSLTSAWELNKIYGHEPNLVDKYPRPPPSAKEEIKFEAWKTSGPRPRPLPPPPARPKSYNIEGWWGWVAESDNEPETTVMELRTNAHKLLWEAIDYTICVEADVFIPGFDRDGKGHPNFASLVMGHRLYQSAASKTFRLDRKKVVEHMEEIRDHLYEANHTWITSVRRHLRKSIIDGLAEESTKSKSLSFLSFPIPECSCLRPENETLNYSSSPSNPSQFPAGLGVMHPCPSWMNNTISLPNDKETDEDLDDDVTTSQLLFRSSSENHEGDGEEINTKEDTQMEDQEELEGGES; this is encoded by the exons ATGAAAAGTTGGGTATCAATGAAAGGGGAAGGAAAGATGGTGTTCAAGTCTAAACTGAAGTGGGTTGGTTTAGTTGGGCTTGTTCTGTCTGCTTTTTCTCTTTGTACACATTTTCTCCTGGCAAGATACACTGATGATGAGGGGATTTCACAGTACCAATCTGCTATTACTATCTTTTCTTGGAGACCCATGTTTGAGAATGCAGATCTGTCTAGCTTG AAACCGCTGTATAGAAGACTTTGGGGTCCAGTTAGGAGACTGGAATCTTTACATCCACATGCTAACCCAAGAGGGAATTATGCAG TTCCCGTTTCACAAACAAATGGATATATATTTGTTAGAATTCGAGGCGAATTTCATGAGATTAGGAACTCG ATTAGTGATGTTGTAGTCATATCTCGGCTTCTCAACGCAACTTTAGTCATTCCTGAGATCCAGTCGGCTACTAGTAGTAAGGGTATCAG TTCGCAGTTTAAAAGTTTTGCCTATCTATATAATGAGGATCAGTTCATGGCTGCATTAGCGAAAGACGTAAACATTGTTAAAACTCTTCCTAAGAATCTCAAAGGAGCTAGGAGAAAGAAAGAAATTCCTACATTTAATGTGCCACACTCTGCTTCGCCGTATTTTTATCTCCATCATGTTCTACCGGTGTTAAACAGGCATTCCGTAGTTGAACTTGTTGTTTCAGAAGGAGGATGCTTGCAG GCAGTGCTTCCTCCCCATCTAGAAGATTATCAGAGGCTTAGATGTAGGGTCGCTTTTCATGCTCTAAGATTTCGGCAGGAGGTCCAGGAGCTGGCAACTAAAATATTAAGCAG ATTAAGGGCTACTCGTCGTCCATTTATTGCCTATGACTTGGGGATCACCAGAGATGTGTTGGCGTATTATGGTTGTGCTGAACTCTTCCAG GATGTACACACTGAACTCATTCAGCACAGACGAGCGTGGATGCTAAAACGTGGAATCGTGAAAGGAAATCTTACTGTGAATTCAGAAGATCAGCGGCATAATGGGTCTTGTCCACTTATGCCCGAAGAG GTTGGTATTCTTCTTCGCGCTTATGGTTACTCATGGGACACAGTAATTTATGTTTCTGCTAGAGAAGTTTTTGGTGGTCAAAAGAAGTTAATTCCCTTACACGCCATGTTCGAAAATGTCGTTGATAGAACCTCCCTGACCTCGGCATGGGAACTGAATAAAATCTACGGCCACGAGCCTAACCTTGTTGACAAATATCCTAGACCTCCACCTTCTGCAAAGGAAGAAATAAAATTTGAAGCGTGGAAAACTTCAGGTCCTCGTCCACGTCCACTTCCACCACCTCCAGCACGGCCCAAGTCCTACAACATTGAGGGTTGGTGGGGCTGGGTGGCTGAGAGTGATAATGAGCCTGAGACTACTGTTATGGAATTAAGGACTAATGCCCACAAACTATTATGGGAGGCAATAGACTACACTATATGTGTTGAAGCTGACGTTTTCATCCCGGGATTCGATAGAGATGGTAAAGGACACCCTAATTTCGCAAGTTTGGTAATGGGGCATAGGCTTTACCAATCTGCTGCATCAAAAACGTTCAGGCTGGACAG GAAAAAAGTTGTCGAGCATATGGAAGAAATCCGAGACCATTTATATGAAGCCAATCATACATGGATAACATCAGTACGCAGACACCTGAGAAAAAGTATCATTGATGGACTAGCAGAAGAATCCACAAAATCAAAATCATTATCTTTTCTCTCATTCCCTATTCCTGAATGTTCTTGCTTGAGACCTGAAAACGAAACATTGAACTATTCTTCCAGTCCTTCAAATCCCTCTCAATTTCCAGCTGGCCTTGGAGTAATGCACCCTTGCCCTTCTTGGATGAACAATACAATCTCATTACCAAATGACAAAGAAACTGATGAGGATCTTGATGATGATGTTACCACGTCTCAATTATTGTTCCGTAGCAGTAGTGAGAATCACGAAGGTGATGGCGAGGAAATCAACACCAAAGAAGACACTCAAATGGAAGATCAAGAAGAACTTGAAGGTGGTGAGAGCTGA
- the LOC141723889 gene encoding uncharacterized protein LOC141723889 — MELVRFLLVIIASLVLVLHNSCAHAVHHQGRELKGNSLMAGKENAAPAKMNGKALETKTRHSGEKDERNVFTEDAIDREVMNMMRRDYHPRGRTTGRHKPPIHNHNHKH; from the exons ATGGAGTTAGTAAGGTTTCTACTGGTGATAATCGCGAGTCTCGTCCTGGTTTTGCACAACTCCTGTGCTCATGCTGTTCATCACCAAG GAAGGGAACTGAAAGGGAACTCACTAATGGCTGGCAAAGAAAATGCTGCACCTGCTAAAATG AATGGCAAAGCCTTGGAGACAAAAACAAGGCATTCGGGTGAGAAAGATGAAAGAAACGTATTTACTGAGGATGCAATCGATAGGGAGGTTATGAACATGATGCGCAGGGATTATCATCCCAGAGGAAGGACTACAGGGAGGCACAAACCTCCCATCCATAACCACAACCATAAGCATTGA
- the LOC141661875 gene encoding F-box/kelch-repeat protein At5g15710-like — MIGFEEASNTGARLVRSGSFREDDGFHRPMTHFGGGGSRNTSPLSRIGSRNTSPSRQKVIKTKPRGLDEETVSTFSKAVHPDVQMEDNIWAMLPEDLLNEILARVPPFMIFRLRSVCKRWNSILQDSGFLKFHSQLPSHGPCLLTFWKNPQTPQCSVFSLPLKQWYRIPFNFLPQWAFWLVGSSAGLVCFSGLDGLKFKILVCNPLTQKWRTLPSMHNNQQRQLIMVVDRKDRAFKIIATSDIYGDKSLPTEVYDSKLDSWSLHQIMPAVNLCSSKMAFCDSRLYLETLSPLGLMMYRLDSGYWEHIPAKFPRSLLDGYLVAGTQKRLFLVGRIGLYSTLQSMRIWELDHAKVVWVEVSRMPPRYFRALLRLSAERFECFGQDNLICFTSWNQGKGLLYDVDKKVWSWIAGCALQSYNSQVCFYEPRFDALIY; from the coding sequence ATGATAGGATTTGAGGAGGCTTCTAATACTGGGGCTAGATTGGTGAGAAGTGGCTCTTTCCGAGAAGATGATGGTTTTCATAGGCCAATGACTCATTTTGGGGGAGGGGGATCGAGGAACACTAGCCCATTAAGCCGAATAGGGTCGAGGAATACTAGTCCTTCTAGGCAGAAGGTGATTAAAACTAAACCAAGGGGGTTAGATGAGGAGACGGTTTCTACATTTTCTAAAGCGGTCCACCCTGATGTCCAGATGGAAGATAATATTTGGGCTATGTTGCCGGAGGATTTGTTGAATGAAATCTTGGCCAGGGTTCCACCATTTATGATATTTCGTTTACGGTCTGTTTGTAAGAGATGGAATTCGATTTTGCAAGATAGTGGTTTTCTTAAGTTTCACTCTCAATTGCCATCTCATGGGCCTTGTCTTCTAACATTTTGGAAGAATCCACAGACCCCTCAGTGTTCAGTTTTCAGCTTGCCACTGAAACAATGGTATAGGATCCCATTCAACTTTCTACCACAGTGGGCATTTTGGCTTGTAGGTTCCTCAGCAGGCCTTGTTTGTTTCTCGGGGTTGGATGGTTTGAAATTCAAGATCTTAGTCTGTAATCCTTTAACACAGAAATGGAGGACATTGCCGAGTATGCATAACAATCAACAAAGGCAATTGATTATGGTGGTTGATCGAAAGGACCGAGCTTTTAAAATTATCGCTACAAGCGATATCTATGGGGATAAGTCGTTGCCCACCGAAGTATATGATTCAAAGCTTGATAGTTGGTCGCTCCACCAAATAATGCCTGCTGTTAACTTGTGCTCCTCAAAGATGGCTTTTTGTGATTCAAGATTGTATCTTGAAACTCTTTCGCCCCTGGGTTTAATGATGTACCGACTGGATTCGGGATACTGGGAACATATCCCAGCTAAATTCCCAAGATCTTTGCTGGATGGATATCTGGTTGCTGGCACTCAAAAACGTCTGTTTTTAGTTGGAAGGATAGGTCTTTATAGCACTCTACAAAGTATGAGAATATGGGAACTAGATCATGCTAAAGTTGTTTGGGTTGAGGTAAGTAGGATGCCGCCAAGGTACTTTAGAGCTCTTTTGAGGTTATCAGCCGAGAGATTCGAATGCTTTGGACAGGATAATCTGATTTGCTTTACATCTTGGAACCAAGGGAAAGGCCTTTTGTATGATGTGGATAAGAAGGTTTGGTCTTGGATTGCTGGTTGTGCTCTTCAGTCATACAACAGCCAGGTGTGTTTTTATGAGCCAAGATTTGATGCATTAATTTATTGA